In Tachysurus vachellii isolate PV-2020 chromosome 12, HZAU_Pvac_v1, whole genome shotgun sequence, the following are encoded in one genomic region:
- the LOC132854893 gene encoding dynein heavy chain-like — MHLIQSLGHPHAPHTHSHTVSRTPSCTSYTLSYTPSYTVSRTPSCTSYTLIHTLTHSLMHLTLSYTIMHSLMHLKLSYTLTHSLMHLTHSLMHLTHTQMHTRMHSLMHSLMHSLMHSLMHSLMHSLMHSLMHSLMHSLMHSLMHSLMHSLMHSLMHSLMHSLMHSLMHSLMHSLMHSLMHSLMHSLMHSLMHSLMHSLMHSLMHSLMHSLMHSLMHSLMHSLMHSLMHSLMHSLMHTVMHTVMHLIYTLMHTLMHTLMHTLMHITHTLTHTLMHLTHTLMHILMHLLHTLIHTLIHSFLHTLIHLTPLTHPHTHLRTVFRISFLQVFLGVLWTSAVCTM; from the exons ATGCACCTCATACAGTCTCTAGGACACCCTCATgcacctcatacacactctcatacagtCTCTAGGACACCCTCATgcacctcatacacactctcatacacaccctCATACACAGTCTCTAGGACACCCTCATgcac ctcatacacactcatacacaccctcacacacagccTCATGCAcctcacactctcatacaccATCATGCACAGCCTCATGCACCTCAAActctcatacaccctcacacacagccTCATGCACCTCACACACAGCCTCATGCACCTCACGCACACCCAAATGCACACCCGCATGCACAGCCTCATGCACAGCCTCATGCACAGCCTCATGCACAGCCTCATGCACAGCCTCATGCACAGCCTCATGCACAGTCTCATGCACAGTCTCATGCACAGCCTCATGCACAGTCTCATGCACAGTCTCATGCACAGTCTCATGCACAGTCTCATGCACAGTCTCATGCACAGTCTCATGCACAGTCTCATGCACAGTCTCATGCACAGTCTCATGCACAGTCTCATGCACAGTCTCATGCACAGCCTCATGCACAGCCTCATGCACAGCCTCATGCACAGCCTCATGCACAGCCTCATGCACAGCCTCATGCACAGCCTCATGCACAGCCTCATGCACAGCCTCATGCACAGCCTCATGCACAGCCTCATGCACAGCCTCATGCACAGCCTCATGCACACTGTCATGCACACCGTCATGCACCTCATATACACCCTCAtgcacactctcatgcacactctcatgcacaccCTCATGCACATCAcgcacaccctaacacacaccctCATGCACCTCACGCACACCCTCATGCACATCCTCATGCACCTCTTacacaccctcatacacacCCTCATACACAGCTTCTTGCACACCCTCATACACCTCACCCCTCTTacacaccctcatacacacCTCAGGACTGTGTTCAGGATCTCATTTCTACAGGTTTTTCTGGGAGTTCTTTGGACCTCTGCAGTGTGTACAATGTGA
- the LOC132854504 gene encoding uncharacterized protein LOC132854504 isoform X1, giving the protein MLLFNCLMLTFIAFVSVGHFVKIRRNESGTLPCKQRCPGLVRWVMSHSRDVVVAQCDQTSCSSEAGYDMSHSLYLKADLSLNITAADYHQRSWYTCQCDGKDVCDVLLSVERVNFSKVLEPGDSLTVDLLISERVKITFNRSHDDGTQRSVTLCTVEGREVVCNPEYKKRTSFHSSFSLTDLKESDCGVYTVWDTENDEIISTYTVSLTGKNRLPSLQGGESCSSLLVAAIFFSGSVFGVILHHFVYPWMKQKISNCINRAKKKKSKRSECNQTTAEENSAELVQLKVSSLQL; this is encoded by the exons ATGCTCCTGTTCAATTGTCTGATGTTAACCT TTATTGCCTTTGTGTCAGTTGGACACTTTGTGAAGATCAGACGTAATGAGTCGGGTACTCTGCCCTGTAAACAGAGATGTCCTGGTTTGGTCAGATGGGTCATGAGCCACAGTCGAGATGTTGTTGTTGCACAGTGTGACCAAACATCCTGCAGCTCAGAGGCGGGGTACGacatgtctcactctctgtaccTGAAAGCAGATCTCTCTCTCAACATCACTGCAGCTGATTACCATCAGAGATCCTGGTACACGTGTCAGTGTGATGGTAAAGACGTCTGTGACGTGCTCCTCAGTGTGGAGC GTGTTAACTTCAGCAAAGTGCTCGAACCTGGAGATTCACTCACTGTGGATTTGCTGATCTCCGAGAGAGTAAAGATCACATTTAACAGGAGTCATGATGATGGAACCCAGAGATCTGTGACACTCTGTACAGTCGAGGGACGTGAAGTTGTCTGTAACCCAGAATATAAGAAGAGAACCTCGTTCCACTCGTCTTTCTCTCTGACAGATTTAAAGGAGAGTGACTGTGGTGTCTACACCGTGTGGGACACTGAGAATGATGAGATTATATCTACatacactgtctcactcacag GAAAGAACAGACTTCCTTCTTtacaag GTGGAGAGTCGTGCAGCAGCTTGCTTGTTGCAGCCATATTCTTTTCGGGTTCGGTGTTTGGTGTTATCCTGCATCATTTCGTCTATCCATGGATGAAACAAAAGATATCAAATTGCATTAATAgggccaagaaaaaaaaatcaaagcgtTCTGAGTGTAATCAGACCACTGCAGAGGAGAATTCTGCTGAACTGGTCCAGCTGAAAGTCTCCAGTCTGCAGTTATAG